In the genome of Nicoliella spurrieriana, the window CAGAAATGCTAATTTTGTCAGGATTAATTAAGGTACTGATTGCAAAATCTAAAATGGTATCTAGATCCCAATTATCAGTACTTCCCTGGGTGTGCAAGTCTACCACGTGGTTAATGGTTCTTTCGAACATTGGTAGTAGGACCCACCCGAGTGACTTATCTTCTTCGATGATTTCATAACGCTCTTTATACATCACGTCACGTTGTTGTCTCATCACATCATCGTATTGAAGAACGTTCTTCCGTGAATCGTAGTTATTCCCTTCAACCCGCTTTTGAGCTGATTCAACCTGCTTCGAAATCATCCGACTCTTAATTGCGGCACTATCACCATCAATTTTAAGGTGTTGGAGGAGGTTCTTGATTCTATCAGAACCAAACCGACGCATTAAGTCATCTTCAAGGGAAAGGTAGAATTGAGAAACACCAGGGTCCCCTTGCCGACCAGAACGACCACGGAGTTGGTTATCGATCCGCCGCGATTCATGCCGTTCAGTCCCTAAAACAGCTAGGCCACCTAGTTTAACCACACCGGGCCCTAATTTAATATCAGTTCCCCGTCCGGCCATATTAGTGGCAATCGTAACGGCGCCCTTTTGACCAGCATTTTTAACGATTTCAGCTTCTTTGGCGTGGTTTTTAGCATTTAAGACCACGTGTTCAATTCCTTCTTCATCCAAGCGTTGGGAAAGGTATTCAGAAGTTTCAACGGCAACCGTCCCCACTAGAATTGGTTGGCCTGCATGGTGCAACTTCTTAATTCTTTGAATTACGGCTTCGAACTTAGACTTTAAATCAGGATATAAAACATCTGGTTCATCTAAACGGACAACTGGCTTGTTGGTTGGAATTGAGATAACTTCCATATTATAAATTTCACGGAATTCTTCAATTTCAGTCCGTGCCGTACCAGTCATTCCTGATAGTTTTTTATACATCCGGAAGAGGTTTTGGTAAGTGATGTTGGCCATCGTCTTACTTTCTTGTTGGATTTCAACGCCTTCCTTAGCTTCAATAGCTTGATGCAGACCATCTGAGAAACGCCGTCCTTCCATGATCCGTCCAGTAAATGAATCAACGATTTGAACGGAATCATCTTGCACCACGTAGTCCTTATCACGAAGCATAATGTAATTAGCACGTAATGCTTCATCGATATGGTGGGTCAATGCAGTATTTTCAGTATCAAATAGGTTCTTTAGATTAAAGAACTTATCAGCCTTTTTAATTCCTTGATCAGTCAAAGCGATGGTCTTACTTTCAAGATCGATTTTGTAATCAGTATCCTTATTCAAGGTCTTTGCAAACTGATCAGCTGAATTGTAAAGTTCAGATGATGCAGTCGCTTGTCCTGAAATAATCAATGGCGTTCTAGCTTCATCAATTAAGATGGAGTCCACTTCGTCGACTACGGCAAAATTAAGTGGCCGTTGAACCATGTCTTCCTTATAAACCACCATGTTATCACGAAGATAATCGAATCCAATTTCACCATTAGTGGAGTAGGTAATGTCAGCAGCATAGGCCTGGCGCTTTTCTTCTGGTGATTTTTCCGAAGAGTTAACCCCTACCGATAGGCCTAACCAATTATATAATTCACCCATTTCGGTAGCATCACGTTCGGAGAGGTATTCGTTAACGGTAATAACGTGGACCCCGTCTCCAGAAATAGCATTTAAATAAACTGGCATCGTACAAGTAAGGGTCTTCCCTTCACCAGTCTTCATTTCTGAAATATTCCCTTCATGCAAAACAATTCCACCCATGATTTGAACGTGGAATGGATTTAATCCTAAGACCCGTCGAGCTGCTTCTCTAGCCACTCCGAATGCTTCTGGCAATAACTCATCTAGGGTTTCACCATCTTGGTAGCGCTTCTGAAATTCAGGAGTTTTAGCTTGTAATTCTTCATCACTTAATTTGCGGTATTGCTTTGACCATTCACCGACTTGATCAGCAAGCTTGCTAAGTCTCTTGATCTCACGCTTATCGCTTTCTACCCATTTTTTTAAAATATTAGGCATTAAAAATCAATTTCCTTTCTTAAAATAAATCATCGTTTTTAAATAGGGAATTTTACCCCAATTATTCATTATCTTTATCTAGTCTATTCTAACATTTTCAACGTAAATTTAAAACGATAAACATAAAATCAATTTAATTAGCGTGCTAGAGTAAGCCCCTGGACTGATTTAGCCCCATTTTCAATTAGTAACCGGGCCGCAAATCGAATCGTGGTCCCGGTAGTATAAACATCATCAACGATCAAAACATCCCGTTGGGCAATCCTTCCAATTAACTTAGGATCAACTATGAACGGTTGTTCCATCGCTTTTCGTTGATCCCGCCCCCGTTGTGATTGATCAATGTTTTTTTGGTGGTTCTTAGTCAATAAACACTCAATCGTTTGCACCTGCAATAACCCTAGCGTTTGATTAAAGCCCCGCCGTTGTAGAGTTATTGGTGTTAATGGAATTGGGACGATGACGCGGCCACTGGCAGTTGCACTTTCACTTAGTTCCGCGGCAAATACGGTTCGTAATTGATAATCCCCCACAAACTTATAGCGGTGCATAAATTCCTTCATCGCCACATTGTACTGATACAGCGAGTGGTTAACAAATTGGAAGTCAGTCTTTGCTTGCCATTCTAAGCAGTCTTCACAATCCTCAGACTCAATTCCTAGTTTATTACAACTAGTACAGGTCGGTTGGTCAGCTAACCGATTAAAACGGTTCTGACACTTATTGCATATAACTGAATTAACGGACGGTGCTAAGCTCAATAGCCAACCAATTGTTACCTGATTTGATAAGTAATTTTGACATAGTAAGCACTTATTCATGATTTAACTTTTGCGCGCCCAACCGGTTCATATGCGCAATTTGGCGAACGGCTCCCGCAACGTTTTTGGCATTACTGTGGATAAAGAAATCCACATCGCCGAACGGACGATCAGCCTTACGACCGACCCGCCCAGCGATTTGGACTAATGCCGGCGTAGAGAAAATATCCTCATCGGCACCTAATACGATTACGTCGATTCCAGGAAACGTCACCCCGCGTTCCAAAATGGTGGTCGTTATTAAAAAGACCAGGTGCAACTCCCGCATGGCAGTAACCTTGGTTAAGCGGTGCGGGTCTTCAGAATGAACGGTCATGAACTGAGCTGTATCTGGTAACACTTTCGCTAAAACCTCAGCCACCGGTTTTAAGTCCCGAACATGGGGAACGAATAATAAGAAGCGCTGGTTTGTACGCACCTTCATCCGCACCAGGTCAATTAACCGGCGGGGCAGCTTGCCCTTCGTTAA includes:
- the secA gene encoding preprotein translocase subunit SecA, translating into MPNILKKWVESDKREIKRLSKLADQVGEWSKQYRKLSDEELQAKTPEFQKRYQDGETLDELLPEAFGVAREAARRVLGLNPFHVQIMGGIVLHEGNISEMKTGEGKTLTCTMPVYLNAISGDGVHVITVNEYLSERDATEMGELYNWLGLSVGVNSSEKSPEEKRQAYAADITYSTNGEIGFDYLRDNMVVYKEDMVQRPLNFAVVDEVDSILIDEARTPLIISGQATASSELYNSADQFAKTLNKDTDYKIDLESKTIALTDQGIKKADKFFNLKNLFDTENTALTHHIDEALRANYIMLRDKDYVVQDDSVQIVDSFTGRIMEGRRFSDGLHQAIEAKEGVEIQQESKTMANITYQNLFRMYKKLSGMTGTARTEIEEFREIYNMEVISIPTNKPVVRLDEPDVLYPDLKSKFEAVIQRIKKLHHAGQPILVGTVAVETSEYLSQRLDEEGIEHVVLNAKNHAKEAEIVKNAGQKGAVTIATNMAGRGTDIKLGPGVVKLGGLAVLGTERHESRRIDNQLRGRSGRQGDPGVSQFYLSLEDDLMRRFGSDRIKNLLQHLKIDGDSAAIKSRMISKQVESAQKRVEGNNYDSRKNVLQYDDVMRQQRDVMYKERYEIIEEDKSLGWVLLPMFERTINHVVDLHTQGSTDNWDLDTILDFAISTLINPDKISISDLENKSADEIKDYLNNIAKENYKEKQSELSDPAQLLEFEKVVILRVVDSHWTDHIDAMDQLRQSIGLRGYGQLNPLVEYQREGYRMFEEMIADIDYDTTRLFMKAEIRQNLER
- a CDS encoding ComF family protein yields the protein MNKCLLCQNYLSNQVTIGWLLSLAPSVNSVICNKCQNRFNRLADQPTCTSCNKLGIESEDCEDCLEWQAKTDFQFVNHSLYQYNVAMKEFMHRYKFVGDYQLRTVFAAELSESATASGRVIVPIPLTPITLQRRGFNQTLGLLQVQTIECLLTKNHQKNIDQSQRGRDQRKAMEQPFIVDPKLIGRIAQRDVLIVDDVYTTGTTIRFAARLLIENGAKSVQGLTLAR